One window of the Corticium candelabrum chromosome 7, ooCorCand1.1, whole genome shotgun sequence genome contains the following:
- the LOC134182465 gene encoding nucleolar protein dao-5-like produces the protein MGNRLCASEENDDNQLPTAPAKMTVRRTKSAPDDSINDEEYTDANRSRSLLLHIKRRLSKKERAREGNYPLPSVPQDEPYLTVSSTEGTLKCNLERQPYSDTDKADGYISVGDTDKKTAKTSLLANNAGKGETVITSTDNSKSSKHHSYCNLETKQETDHAASQDNNKPHRKADPPYHNLNPSALSAKSSKLPSQDDKKPAGKTDPPYYNLNPPALSAKSNKLPSQDDKKPAGKTDPPYYNLNPSALSAKSNELPSQDDKKSALSAKPNVCSLSKAQKPDKTKPYVKLCTQ, from the exons ATGGGAAACCGTTTGTGTGCGAGTGAAG AAAATGATGACAATCAGTTACCAACCGCTCCAGCCAAAATGACGGTTCGAAGAACCAAGTCTGCACCAGATGATTCAATCAATGATGAAGAGTACACAGACGCCAACCGTTCACGGTCTCTATTACTTCACATCAAACGACGCCTAAGCAAGAAAGAACGAGCACGTGAAGGAAACTATCCGCTTCCTTCTGTTCCACAAGATGAACCCTACCTGACAGTCAGCAGTACAGAAGGCACACTCAAGTGTAACCTTGAAAGACAACCATactcagacacagacaaagcgGATGGTTATATCTCGGTAGGTGACACAGATAAAAAGACGGCAAAGACATCCCTCTTAGCGAATAATGCAGGAAAAGGAGAGACTGTGATTACTtcaacagacaacagcaaGTCATCAAAGCATCACAGCTACTGCAACTTAgagacaaaacaagaaacagatcATGCAGCAAGTCAAGACAATAACAAACCACATAGAAAAGCAGATCCACCGTATCACAACCTCAATCCGTCAGCACTCTCTGCAAAGTCAAGCAAACTGCCAAGTCAAGACGATAAGAAGCCAGCTGGTAAAACAGATCCACCGTATTACAATCTCAACCCGCCAGCACTCTCTGCAAAGTCAAACAAACTGCCAAGTCAAGACGATAAGAAGCCAGCTGGTAAAACAGATCCACCGTATTACAATCTCAACCCGTCAGCACTCTCTGCAAAGTCTAACGAACTGCCAAGTCAAGACGATAAGAAGTCAGCACTCTCTGCAAAGCCAAACGTGTGCTCACTGTCAAAAGCTCAGAAaccagacaaaacaaaaccaTATGTAAAGTT
- the LOC134182466 gene encoding retinal rod rhodopsin-sensitive cGMP 3',5'-cyclic phosphodiesterase subunit delta-like — MASVSHSEEKARNILEGFHVNWMNLRDASSGKILWQGSEDLSVPDVEHEARVPKKILKCKAVSREVNFSSKEQMTKLRLEQRVLFKGKCLEEWLFDFGFVIPESTNTWQSLIEAAPEGKMMPASILNGNVVIETKFFDDQLLVSTSKVRVYYI; from the exons ATGGCGAGCGTATCACATTCAGAAGAGAAAGCCAGAAATATACTAGAAGGCTTCCATGT AAACTGGATGAACCTACGAGACGCAAGTTCCGGAAAAATTCTCTGGCAAGGAAGCGAAGATTT GTCTGTTCCTGATGTAGAACATGAAG ctCGCGTGCCGAAAAAGATTCTAAAATGTAAGGCGGTCTCGAGAGAGGTCAACTTTTCGTCGAAAGAGCAGATGACGAAATTGAGATTGGAGCAGAGAGTTTTATTCAAAGGAAAATGTTTGGAGG AGTGGTTGTTTGATTTCGGATTCGTCATCCCCGAATCAACAAACACTTGGCAGTCTCTCATTGAAGCAGCACCAGAAGGTAAAATGATGCCGGCATCCATCCTCAA TGGGAATGTTGTGATTGAAACGAAGTTCTTTGATGACCAACTGCTAGTCAGCACGTCGAAAGTGCGAGTGTATTACATTTAG
- the LOC134182389 gene encoding transmembrane protein 107-like — translation MTLHTLLPARFLTLVAHLVITITIFYSREENVRSCLPRDHTDDERRKKDTEIVIALSLTLACFVVELIGFLSGVSMFSPNVTLFCMSHTHTHTHTHTHTRTHTHTHTHTHSQENLYI, via the exons ATGACGCTTCACACTTTACTTCCCGCGCGATTTCTCACTCTCGTCGCACACCTTGTCATTACGATCACGATTTTTTATTCTAGG GAGGAAAATGTGAGGTCGTGTTTACCACGTGATCACACTGATGATGAGAggagaaagaaagatacaGA GATTGTCATTGCGCTGTCTCTCACATTAGCTTGCTTTGTCGTCGAGTTGATTGGATTTCTCAGCGGAGTCTCAATGTTTAGCCCTAATGTCACTCTTTTCtgtatgtcacacacacacacacacacacacacacacacacacacacgcacgcacacgcacacacacacacacac TCACTCGCAAGAAAACTTGTATATCTaa
- the LOC134182593 gene encoding uncharacterized protein LOC134182593, whose amino-acid sequence MVSGKEISCPVTNCTSGRYRQGPPQRVFEHVRSNHQYEELPLDFRMEHSLQPCKFCCKPYVTKNPSNGSNLLDRHMKRCPMRQSDLDSHTATSFESPLSPASSDTSSCCKDGTSSDAVQNPVQSAIDCSSRDPTEHPDGWTFLKELEVHEISNHSVYSVRQIKPYLKESFALCCALPLKLLEEDPQNESAWKLLLLIPRLLLQPESRGGQSGKKDIERRFRLFKEERFGELFQLTKITRHKQNQGILDQETAQDMPLNPCLVRSVRNKIKSGEISRAASLLTSSGVAEDSDDTLRKLEAKHPERRSVSTNFQPYFPHSLQPLQIPTETFIKSLRDCPNGSSCGNDGWRFEHLKVLLESDLTWTSLYNICNIILGGHVPDPIMKALAGAKLIALKKNEVDVRPIAIGNCIRRLVARAVCSHLKKEMADYLAPHQYGVSTPGGAEVMSHLIQLCSQQDENSVILKVDAKNAFNTISRDIILEEVAVHFPQIYPFVAKCYVNSTPLVVSLNGQDTTIQSVEGVQQGDPLGPFLFSLALHSVISKLCVRHPTVLIPCYLDDATIIGPKQDVISAYLEMKDRLVNIGLDLREDKCEAYSPSGIADWVLSIPIRDEGLEILGTPIGSDSFVREKCIETVKCERDFLAKLPLLDDMQSGLLLLRYCAVPKITHLLRTVPHSLIAEAAELHDTMIVKAFENIIGCGALNALECSQLRLDIQQGGFGLRSAKHSAFEAFLGGWSNTLGHLPHRDGRLSSLCDGLLRDHDKDQPLVLSELTSALANLHQQFDDTRKVLSCISKLPDAPKKLQGKLHQAKKAVEFTQVLQQCTNSCEQARIQGCGGPNSGAWLDAIPSTHHFILGNDNFVNAVCLRLGKAIPCLHSLDQCVAQCGQPIDIEGYHAMTCKWGGGPIKRHDSVLDCFYDMSKSLGFHCRKELTAQFENKQRPDIAIYNYKDGKKLLLDVTITHPLAKRSISASCSKPGFAAAEKEREKDSKYLVKSTNLGYLFRPIALEVYGRWGNTAETTLEELSKKSPQSTGLNPSEFKLHWRRRIAINLQRANSSIIQNKVSAIVGKCIGNPDAAFTMSARYFGGDFT is encoded by the coding sequence ATGGTTTCTGGCAAGGAAATAAGCTGCCCTGTAACCAACTGCACCTCGGGCAGATATCGTCAAGGTCCTCCTCAACGAGTATTCGAACACGTACGAAGTAACCATCAATATGAAGAACTACCGTTGGATTTTCGTATGGAACACTCCCTACAGCCCTGCAAATTCTGCTGCAAGCCGTACGTCACAAAGAATCCCTCTAACGGCAGCAATCTTCTGGATAGACACATGAAGCGTTGCCCAATGCGTCAATCAGATCTAGACAGTCACACAGCTACGTCTTTCGAGTCTCCCCTGTCGCCAGCTTCATCAGACACTTCGTCCTGCTGTAAGGACGGTACATCATCTGACGCTGTTCAAAATCCAGTTCAATCTGCGATTGATTGTTCGTCACGTGATCCAACTGAGCACCCGGATGGATGGACCTTCCTAAAAGAGCTTGAAGTTCATGAAATAAGCAATCACAGTGTTTATTCTGTTCGTCAAATCAAGCCGTATTTGAAAGAATCTTTTGCTCTATGTTGTGCCTTGCCCTTGAAGCTTCTTGAGGAAGATCCCCAGAATGAGTCTGCATGGAAGCTGCTTCTTTTGATCCCAAGATTGCTATTACAACCAGAGTCACGAGGAGGCCAATCAGGAAAGAAAGATATCGAGAGAAGATTCAGATTATTCAAAGAAGAGAGATTCGGAGAGCTGTTTCAACTCACAAAGATtacaagacacaaacaaaatcaagGAATTTTGGATCAGGAGACAGCCCAGGATATGCCACTCAATCCTTGCCTTGTTCGTTCTGTTAGAAATAAGATCAAGTCGGGCGAAATCTCAAGAGCGGCAAGTCTATTAACAAGCTCCGGAGTTGCTGAGGACTCGGATGACACCCTAAGAAAGCTGGAAGCAAAACACCCAGAGCGTAGGTCCGTCTCAACTAACTTTCAGCCATACTTTCCACACAGTTTACAACCTTTACAGATACCAACTGAAACATTCATCAAGTCCTTACGAGATTGCCCCAATGGGTCCAGCTGTGGGAATGATGGGTGGAGGTTTGAGCACTTGAAAGTGTTATTGGAGTCAGATCTAACCTGGACTTCTCTCTACAATATTTGCAACATCATCCTTGGCGGTCATGTACCTGATCCGATAATGAAGGCATTAGCAGGAGCTAAATTGATTGCTCTCAAGAAAAACGAAGTAGACGTACGTCCTATTGCAATTGGCAACTGTATTCGACGACTGGTGGCCAGAGCAGTGTGCTCTCATTTGAAGAAGGAGATGGCAGACTACCTTGCACCTCATCAATATGGAGTGTCAACACCTGGAGGAGCTGAGGTTATGTCTCACCTGATTCAATTGTGCTCACAACAAGATGAAAACTCTGTCATTTTGAAAGTTGATGCAAAGAATGCTTTCAACACCATTAGTCGTGACATCATTCTGGAAGAGGTGGCAGTCCATTTTCCACAAATCTATCCATTTGTGGCAAAATGCTATGTCAACTCCACCCCACTGGTAGTGTCACTAAACGGCCAAGATACTACTATTCAATCGGTGGAGGGTGTGCAGCAGGGTGACCCCCTTGGACCATTTCTCTTCAGTCTTGCTCTGCACTCTGTCATCTCGAAACTCTGCGTCAGGCACCCAACGGTTTTAATTCCTTGTTACCTTGATGATGCCACAATCATTGGGCCCAAGCAAGATGTCATCTCTGCCTACCTTGAGATGAAAGACCGACTAGTCAACATCGGATTAGATTTGAGAGAAGATAAATGTGAGGCTTACAGTCCTTCAGGAATAGCTGATTGGGTTTTGTCCATACCCATAAGAGACGAAGGATTGGAAATACTGGGCACTCCAATAGGATCGGATTCCTTTGTTAGGGAAAAGTGCATAGAGACAGTAAAGTGTGAAAGAGACTTTCTAGCAAAGTTGCCTCTCTTGGATGACATGCAGTCTGGATTACTACTTTTACGGTATTGTGCAGTTCCCAAGATTACTCATCTTCTTCGAACTGTTCCACATTCGTTGATAGCTGAAGCTGCAGAACTGCATGATACCATGATAGTCAAGGCTTTCGAGAACATCATAGGATGTGGTGCTCTCAATGCTCTGGAATGCTCACAACTTCGACTTGACATTCAACAAGGAGGTTTTGGTCTTCGGTCTGCAAAGCATTCTGCGTTTGAGGCTTTTCTTGGAGGTTGGTCCAACACTCTAGGTCATCTCCCTCATCGTGATGGTCGTCTGAGTAGTTTGTGTGATGGCCTCCTAAGAGATCACGACAAAGATCAGCCTCTAGTTCTCAGTGAATTGACAAGTGCCCTGGCAAATCTTCACCAGCAGTTCGACGATACTCGAAAAGTGTTATCATGTATATCAAAACTTCCAGATGCTCCAAAGAAACTTCAAGGAAAACTTCACCAAGCCAAGAAAGCTGTTGAGTTCACCCAGGTTTTACAACAATGCACCAATAGTTGTGAGCAAGCCCGAATACAAGGTTGTGGTGGTCCAAATTCTGGGGCTTGGCTGGATGCGATTCCGAGTACGCATCATTTTATTCTCGGCAATGACAACTTTGTCAACGCTGTTTGTCTGCGACTCGGTAAAGCCATCCCGTGCTTGCATTCTTTGGACCAGTGTGTTGCTCAGTGTGGTCAGCCCATAGACATTGAAGGATACCATGCCATGACCTGTAAGTGGGGTGGAGGCCCAATCAAACGACATGACAGTGTACTCGACTGCTTTTACGACATGTCCAAATCTCTTGGATTCCATTGTCGCAAAGAGTTGACAGCGCAATTCGAGAATAAGCAACGTCCTGACATCGCCATATACAATTATAAAGATGGAAAAAAGCTTCTCTTAGATGTAACCATCACCCATCCCTTGGCGAAGCGGTCAATCAGTGCCAGTTGTAGCAAACCTGGTTTTGCAGCAGCCGAgaaggagagagagaaagataGCAAGTACCTTGTCAAGTCAACAAATCTTGGGTATTTGTTTCGTCCCATTGCCCTAGAGGTATACGGCCGTTGGGGAAACACAGCGGAGACGACACTAGAAGAACTATCAAAGAAGTCCCCTCAATCTACAGGCTTAAATCCCAGCGAATTCAAGCTACATTGGAGAAGGAGAATAGCGATCAATCTTCAAAGGGCCAACTCATCAATCATCCAAAACAAGGTGTCTGCCATCGTTGGAAAGTGTATCGGAAATCCTGATGCTGCTTTTACGATGTCAGCAAGATACTTTGGTGGTGACTTTACGTAG
- the LOC134182069 gene encoding uncharacterized protein LOC134182069, with protein MKALAGAKLIALKKNEVDVRPIAIGNCIRRLVARAVCSHLKKEMADYLAPHQYGVSTPGGAEVMSHLIQLCSQQDENSVILKVDAKNAFNTISRDIILEEVAVHFPQIYPFVAKCYVNSTPLVVSLNGQDTTIQSVEGVQQGDPLGPFLFSLALHSVISKLCVRHPTVLIPCYLDDATIIGPKQDVISAYLEMKDRLVNIGLDLREDKCEAYSPSGIADWVLSIPIRDEGLEILGTPIGSDSFVREKCIETVKCERDFLAKLPLLDDMQSGLLLLRYCAVPKITHLLRTVPHSLIAEAAELHDTMIVKAFENIIGCGALNALECSQLRLDIQQGGFGLRSAKHSAFEAFLGGWSNTLGHLPHRDGRLSSLCDGLLRDHDKDQPLVLSELTSALANLHQQFDDTRKVLSCISKLPDAPKKLQGKLHQAKKAVEFTQVLQQCTNSCEQARIQGCGGPNSGAWLDAIPSTHHFILGNDNFVNAVCLRLGKAIPCLHSLDQCVAQCGQPIDIEGYHAMTCKWGGGPIKRHDSVLDCFYDMSKSLGFHCRKELTAQFENKQRPDIAIYNYKDGKKLLLDVTITHPLAKRSISASCSKPGFAAAEKEREKDSKYLVKSTNLGYLFRPIALEVYGRWGNTAETTLEELSKKSPQSTGLNPSEFKLHWRRRIAINLQRANSSIIQNKVSAIVGKCIGNPDAAFTMSARYFGGDFT; from the coding sequence ATGAAGGCATTAGCAGGAGCTAAATTGATTGCTCTCAAGAAAAACGAAGTAGACGTACGTCCTATTGCAATTGGCAACTGTATTCGACGACTGGTGGCCAGAGCAGTGTGCTCTCATTTGAAGAAGGAGATGGCAGACTACCTTGCACCTCATCAATATGGAGTGTCAACACCTGGAGGAGCTGAGGTTATGTCTCACCTGATTCAATTGTGCTCACAACAAGATGAAAACTCTGTCATTTTGAAAGTTGATGCAAAGAATGCTTTCAACACCATTAGTCGTGACATCATTCTGGAAGAGGTGGCAGTCCATTTTCCACAAATCTATCCATTTGTGGCAAAATGCTATGTCAACTCCACCCCACTGGTAGTGTCACTAAACGGCCAAGATACTACTATTCAATCGGTGGAGGGTGTGCAGCAGGGTGACCCCCTTGGACCATTTCTCTTCAGTCTTGCTCTGCACTCTGTCATCTCGAAACTCTGCGTCAGGCACCCAACGGTTTTAATTCCTTGTTACCTTGATGATGCCACAATCATTGGGCCCAAGCAAGATGTCATCTCTGCCTACCTTGAGATGAAAGACCGACTAGTCAACATCGGATTAGATTTGAGAGAAGATAAATGTGAGGCTTACAGTCCTTCAGGAATAGCTGATTGGGTTTTGTCCATACCCATAAGAGACGAAGGATTGGAAATACTGGGCACTCCAATAGGATCGGATTCCTTTGTTAGGGAAAAGTGCATAGAGACAGTAAAGTGTGAAAGAGACTTTCTAGCAAAGTTGCCTCTCTTGGATGACATGCAGTCTGGATTACTACTTTTACGGTATTGTGCAGTTCCCAAGATTACTCATCTTCTTCGAACTGTTCCACATTCGTTGATAGCTGAAGCTGCAGAACTGCATGATACCATGATAGTCAAGGCTTTCGAGAACATCATAGGATGTGGTGCTCTCAATGCTCTGGAATGCTCACAACTTCGACTTGACATTCAACAAGGAGGTTTTGGTCTTCGGTCTGCAAAGCATTCTGCGTTTGAGGCTTTTCTTGGAGGTTGGTCCAACACTCTAGGTCATCTCCCTCATCGTGATGGTCGTCTGAGTAGTTTGTGTGATGGCCTCCTAAGAGATCACGACAAAGATCAGCCTCTAGTTCTCAGTGAATTGACAAGTGCCCTGGCAAATCTTCACCAGCAGTTCGACGATACTCGAAAAGTGTTATCATGTATATCAAAACTTCCAGATGCTCCAAAGAAACTTCAAGGAAAACTTCACCAAGCCAAGAAAGCTGTTGAGTTCACCCAGGTTTTACAACAATGCACCAATAGTTGTGAGCAAGCCCGAATACAAGGTTGTGGTGGTCCAAATTCTGGGGCTTGGCTGGATGCGATTCCGAGTACGCATCATTTTATTCTCGGCAATGACAACTTTGTCAACGCTGTTTGTCTGCGACTCGGTAAAGCCATCCCGTGCTTGCATTCTTTGGACCAGTGTGTTGCTCAGTGTGGTCAGCCCATAGACATTGAAGGATACCATGCCATGACCTGTAAGTGGGGTGGAGGCCCAATCAAACGACATGACAGTGTACTCGACTGCTTTTACGACATGTCCAAATCTCTTGGATTCCATTGTCGCAAAGAGTTGACAGCGCAATTCGAGAATAAGCAACGTCCTGACATCGCCATATACAATTATAAAGATGGAAAAAAGCTTCTCTTAGATGTAACCATCACCCATCCCTTGGCGAAGCGGTCAATCAGTGCCAGTTGTAGCAAACCTGGTTTTGCAGCAGCCGAgaaggagagagagaaagataGCAAGTACCTTGTCAAGTCAACAAATCTTGGGTATTTGTTTCGTCCCATTGCCCTAGAGGTATACGGCCGTTGGGGAAACACAGCGGAGACGACACTAGAAGAACTATCAAAGAAGTCCCCTCAATCTACAGGCTTAAATCCCAGCGAATTCAAGCTACATTGGAGAAGGAGAATAGCGATCAATCTTCAAAGGGCCAACTCATCAATCATCCAAAACAAGGTGTCTGCCATCGTTGGAAAGTGTATCGGAAATCCTGATGCTGCTTTTACGATGTCAGCAAGATACTTTGGTGGTGACTTTACGTAG